A genome region from Hippopotamus amphibius kiboko isolate mHipAmp2 chromosome 1, mHipAmp2.hap2, whole genome shotgun sequence includes the following:
- the SPSB1 gene encoding SPRY domain-containing SOCS box protein 1, with protein MGQKVTGGIKTVDMRDPTYRPLKQELQGLDYCKPTRLDLLLDMPPVSYDIQLLHSWNNNDRSLNVFVKEDDKLIFHRHPVAQSTDAIRGKVGYTRGLHVWQITWAMRQRGTHAVVGVATADAPLHSVGYTTLVGNNHESWGWDLGRNRLYHDGKNQPSKTYPAFLEPDETFIVPDSFLVALDMDDGTLSFIVDGQYMGVAFRGLKGKKLYPVVSAVWGHCEIRMRYLNGLDPEPLPLMDLCRRSVRLALGKERLGEIHALPLPASLKGYLLYQ; from the exons ATGGGTCAGAAGGTCACTGGAGGGATCAAGACGGTGGACATGAGGGACCCCACGTACCGGCCCTTGAAGCAGGAGCTCCAGGGTCTGGACTACTGCAAGCCCACCCGCCTGGACCTGCTGCTGGACATGCCCCCCGTGTCCTACGACATCCAGCTGCTCCACTCCTGGAACAATAACGACCGCTCGCTCAACGTCTTCGTGAAGGAGGACGACAAGCTGATCTTTCACCGGCATCCGGTGGCCCAGAGCACGGACGCCATCAGGGGCAAAGTCGGGTACACGCGCGGGCTGCACGTGTGGCAGATCACGTGGGCCATGAGGCAGCGGGGCACCCACGCCGTGGTGGGGGTGGCGACGGCAGATGCCCCCCTGCACTCCGTGGGGTACACGACGCTCGTGGGGAATAACCAcgagtcctggggctgggacttggGGCGCAACCGGCTCTACCACGACGGCAAAAACCAGCCCAGCAAAACCTACCCGGCCTTTCTGGAGCCGGACGAGACATTCATTGTCCCTGACTCCTTCCTGGTGGCCCTGGATATGGACGACGGGACCCTGAGCTTCATTGTGGACGGACAGTACATGGGAGTAGCTTTTCGGGGACTCAAGGGCAAAAAACTGTATCCTGTAGTGAGTGCCGTCTGGGGCCACTGTGAGATCCGCATGCGCTACTTGAACGGACTTGACC CGGAGCCCCTGCCGCTCATGGACCTGTGCCGCCGCTCGGTGCGCCTGGCCCTGGGGAAGGAGCGTCTGGGGGAGATCCACGCGCTGCCGCTGCCCGCCTCCCTCAAGGGCTACCTCCTGTACCAGTGA